One window of Diabrotica undecimpunctata isolate CICGRU chromosome 8, icDiaUnde3, whole genome shotgun sequence genomic DNA carries:
- the LOC140448925 gene encoding uncharacterized protein, translating into MDSNFKPPNGIRFDQNASQNFEKFLDSFKIYMEAADLASKQESRKIAIFLNLAGKEAQDIFKTFKLSDEERKQYNVVINAFKTYCSPLKNETYDRFLFFTRIQEEDEEFDNFMKDVKLLAKNCNFDSLEDSRIRDRLVSGIRDQALQKRLLRIPNLTAAEAENQCRIAEVSTFQVKSLRKNAEVDEIRYNRPSRSKTLERPAEAVCNNQYNCFKCGTKHGPRSCPAFGKICNNCRKPNHFSSMHDRKLDYSKKRSSTVYNISAETSTSESDGEPYIDELTLDNVKNNNKGNIWTIDILINNEFVNFKLDSGANCNCLPLKFVKSLKFVDKIVENNLELNTYGNNRVIAIGTGKIPYQYKIVLHKKAEPVTSSCRRVPDALKPRLKEALKDLEKRGIISKVEEPTEWVNNIVIVEKPSGALRICLDPVHLNKWICLDQFPIPTIDELSIKLKDKKIFTVLDLKEGFYRLLLILKVRMNEKIFGDLPIGIYFDDFIISASTEEEHDEIIKDVIKRAERSGIRFNKNKIQCKVSEVSYICQVFSSEGVKPGTEYITAVLMLKEPKNKKELLRILEIQTDASQHGIGCSLLQEGRPVAFASRGLTDTETRWAQIEKEYLAICYSLNKFHQFVYGRKVIIKSDHKPLVAINKKDIWKISSRLQRLKLKMLKYDFEVQYLPGKHMYIADILSRSFIKTPVKDDKEMREIVHSVKFDLLVSVERIEEIRAATNNDQILSQIKKFCQTEWPNRKSILEQGQSVMIKKDNHWVPGEVVQEHSTPRSYLVGEDRDKVLR; encoded by the exons ATGGATTCTAATTTTAAACCGCCTAACGGGATCCGTTTTGATCAAAATGCAAGTCAAAACTTTGAGAAGTTTCTAGATAGCTTTAAAATATACATGGAAGCAGCGGATTTGGCCAGCAAACAAGAGAGCAGAAagattgcaatatttttaaatctagCAGGGAAAGAAGCCCAAGacatatttaaaacatttaagcTCAGTGATGAGGAGAGGAAACAGTATAATGTTGTAATAAATGCGTTTAAAACATACTGCTCACCACTGAAAAATGAAACTTATGATAGGTTCCTCTTCTTCACTAGGATACAGGAAGAAGACGAAGAGTTTGATAACTTTATGAAGGATGTAAAATTGCTggcaaaaaattgcaattttgaTTCTCTTGAAGACTCCCGAATAAGAGATAGACTAGTTAGTGGGATTCGAGACCAAGCTTTGCAAAAAAGACTTTTAAGAATTCCAAACCTAACTGCTGCAGAAGCCGAAAATCAATGCAGAATAGCAGAAGTGAGTACCTTTCAAGTCAAAAGCCTCAGAAAAAATGCAGAAGTTGATGAAATTAGATACAATAGACCCTCCAGGAGCAAAACTCTAGAACGACCTGCAGAAGCTGTCTGTAACAACCAATATAACTGTTTTAAATGTGGCACAAAGCATGGCCCAAGAAGTTGTCCAGCCTTTGGAAAAATTTGTAACAATTGCAGAAAACCTAATCATTTTTCTTCAATGCATGACAGGAAGTTAGACTATTCGAAAAAGAGGTCAAGTACTGTTTATAATATTAGCGCTGAAACCTCAACTTCAGAGAGTGATGGTGAACCCTACATAGATGAATTAACATTGGATaatgtaaaaaacaataataaaggtaaTATTTGGACTAttgatatattaataaataatgagTTCGTAAATTTTAAGCTGGATTCAGGGGCTAATTGTAACTGCCTACCGTTAAAGTTTGTAAAAAGCTTAAAATTTGTAGATAAAATTGTAGAAAATAACCTTGAACTTAACACTTATGGAAACAATAGAGTGATAGCCATAG GCACTGGCAAAATTCCCTATCAGTATAAGATTGTGTTGCATAAAAAAGCCGAGCCTGTAACTAGTAGTTGTCGAAGGGTACCTGATGCTTTAAAACCACGTCTTAAAGAGGCTTTAAAAGATCTTGAGAAAAGAGGAATAATTTCTAAAGTTGAAGAGCCAACAGAATGGGTCAACAATATAGTTATAGTGGAGAAACCATCAGGGGCCCTACGTATATGCTTAGATCCAGTTCATTTAAATAAGTGGATATGTTTAGACCAGTTTCCTATTCCTACAATTGATGAGTTATCAATTAAgctaaaagacaaaaaaatatttactgtgCTTGATTTAAAAGAAGGGTTTTACCGGCTCCTCTTGATTCTAAAAGTC CGCATGAATGAGAAAATATTTGGGGATTTGCCGATTGGGATCTACTTTGATGACTTCATCATAAGTGCTTCAACAGAAGAAGAACATGATGAAatcattaaagatgtaattaAGAGAGCAGAGAGGTCTGGtataagatttaataaaaataaaattcaatgcAAAGTCTCTGAAGTTAGTTATATTTGTCAGGTTTTTTCCTCTGAAGGTGTTAAACCTGGCACTGAATATATAACAGCTGTTCTGATGCTTAAagaacctaaaaataaaaaagaattgttaagaatATTAG AAATACAAACTGATGCAAGCCAGCATGGTATTGGCTGCTCTTTGCTACAGGAAGGTAGGCCAGTAGCATTTGCTTCTAGAGGCCTGACTGACACAGAAACTAGATGGGCTCAGATTGAAAAGGAGTATCTGGCAATTTGCTATAGTTTAAATAAGTTCCATCAGTTTGTGTATGGtagaaaagtaataataaaatctgATCACAAACCATTGGTGGCAATTAACAAGAAAGACATTTGGAAAATAAGTTCTCGTTTAcaaagattaaaattaaaaatgcttaaatatgattttgaagtaCAATACTTGCCTGGAAAACATATGTACATAGCAGATATCCTATCAAGATCATTTATAAAGACCCCAGTTAAAGATGATAAAGAGATGAGAGAAATTGTTCACTCAGTTAAGTTTGATCTACTCGTATCTGTGGAGAGAATTGAAGAAATCAGAGCTGCAACCAACAATGATCAGATTTTGTCACAGATAAAAAAGTTTTGTCAAACAGAATGGCCAAATAGAAAATCGATTTTAGAAC AAGGGCAGAGTGTAATGATAAAGAAAGACAATCATTGGGTACCAGGTGAAGTGGTTCAAGAACATAGTACTCCTAGATCATATTTGGTGGGGGAGGATAGGGATAAGGTTCTAAGATGA
- the LOC140448926 gene encoding zinc finger BED domain-containing protein 5-like gives MFACLNKFSEENNIKLEKDIKTKIIMHLTSLKQDMVIRFPDTSHSNQWMINPFTCDLNTVKMKLKENEQLIDLLSDETHRSIFKTTDLSKFWIMMEKEYPLLYKTSLLKLLPFASTYLCETALSTLTAIKTKYHSRLNVEPDLRVSPSDNISPRINILTASVQAQGSH, from the coding sequence ATGTttgcatgtttaaacaaattttctgaagaaaataatataaaactcgaAAAAGACATTAAAACCAAAATCATCATGCATCTTACAAGCCTTAAGCAAGACATGGTAATACGATTCCCAGATACATCACACAGCAACCAATGGATGATTAATCCATTCACTTGTGATCTTAACACTGTAAAGATGAAGTTAAAAGAAAATGAGCAGCTGATCGATTTATTGTCCGATGAAACCCATCGATCTATTTTCAAAACCACGGATCTATCCAAGTTCTGGATAATGATGGAAAAGGAATATCCACTGTTATACAAAACATCTCTGCTGAAATTGCTGCCATTCGCATCTACATACTTGTGCGAGACAGCTTTATCCACATTGActgctataaaaacaaaatatcactCCAGACTTAACGTAGAACCTGATTTGAGGGTGTCTCCTTCTGATAATATATCACCAAGAATTAATATACTGACTGCAAGTGTGCAAGCACAAGGTTCACATTAG